AAACGTTCCACGATCGCCTGCTTGCTAGCCGCACCTGCACTGGCGTTGATGATAGCGATCAAGCGGCGTGGCGCGCGGATTACCATCAGCAATGACCGCGAGCTGTGCGACGACGTACCGCGTCGACTGCAGCAAGACATACGCCTAGCCAGACAATGCCTTCGAGGAAGCCCGCAGCCACATCGGAAAGATAGTGCACACCGAGATAAATGCGACTGAGACAAATCCATGCGACAAGCAACGCCGCAGCGAAAATCGCGAGCAGGCTCACGCGCCAATCGCGAACCTGCCATATGACGATCGCCGCGAGCGTGCCGTAAAGAACGGTCGATCCCATCGCGTGTCCGCTCGGAAAACTATACGTGGCAAGCGTTTGTATCGGGTCGTCAAAGACAGGCCGATGCCGATGTATCAGCTGTTTGATGATGCCATTCAGTAGCGCACCAC
The sequence above is drawn from the Pseudolysobacter antarcticus genome and encodes:
- a CDS encoding phosphatase PAP2 family protein — translated: MMMRLSPQRTFALRLALGAFALIAAAWLFGAITEDVVNQDAPLGTLDLYVAAWLHSRVTPGWTSVMAVVSDFGAPITVIAIASVVATVLLYLRAHYQLLLLVLAVPGGALLNGIIKQLIHRHRPVFDDPIQTLATYSFPSGHAMGSTVLYGTLAAIVIWQVRDWRVSLLAIFAAALLVAWICLSRIYLGVHYLSDVAAGFLEGIVWLGVCLAAVDAVRRRTARGHC